Proteins encoded in a region of the Anopheles aquasalis chromosome 2, idAnoAquaMG_Q_19, whole genome shotgun sequence genome:
- the LOC126581550 gene encoding uncharacterized protein LOC126581550 isoform X4: MEFKYASWVALSVAVSVKLLGVFWLTTVVIGLVAFLFGFLTILYLQHSDLDKFLDSGLLQNPLDEPKTLGLSVDNSPDSNVAQLPGHRQPSPAEERSRWRPFESIKIHTDKRAGGSVPSVGGMADQQQKSDSSDRHRKKDAGHVSIGEEVSVSSTPLSSFKSYIGHPAPHETLLGRHETTPPGSPRKKKILSGHKSVDKLLHTILDYVVRDFIDSWYTIVSDSREFSDCHIRNSVETLVLRICQRIRSADLLPLMTTRLIDDLAKHTRFYRLASQEVANSANKCVSGAEQKRLKIHEKLSPQRRNLKVEGHRRNKSETDLTWQLGNAALQKNVANSRFYNMPADEQSLIDPDTMLLNAFFGFCDDYRNECTDETALDDHFKRVAETVLYFVMSEEDFNCLTLRTLLCSLLANSLLKPLFNTLADPDFINLQIAKQFTKDPPPGEFLLKMIRQSSDLSELRACRQLITKEMDAKYKDSNCTAELESLKYTQKLIDLRISHLQNNKNDFGKSEREKVSSNLPLLSLDDILRKELAVSYYLDYLSVLNLQKYVIFYLTAQEWKLTTSQSFSEIQVNKTKLNREEVLRSIRDKANNLYREYLQPKSSNYLNIDSGLIEALHIRLNDPTIQPENTWFDSICKYIYEKQKNEEVFLSNFYQSSAYKQLLRELDFHNAPDLPDLPSLDQHLNVHGLLSDSASDTNSGDLRFDETDDEEEIPPVVPRTDVVDIREERDVHEGKRRQPSPSGTTTTNNNLLPAVNNVAKHARSHSDCTGMFAAINDLNIEQLRQSSDCSSNDSGSEAPATVHKGARRNIALAAPQISSDSACGGELHSLGDDQNHHHAHQHNHHYKHKLSARIINTAIHCEGHYAVYAIQVHVVEDNHHKAWHIYRRYSKFLDLKKLLVKRFPALERVPFPGKKAFQNTQRVVLEHRMEVLNRFLLEICARAEQSEEMMTIIRNFLEPDTDDRKMHGGPVVKTIESLKSGMSKIRNMPDTLVGGISRMFLGKGPLKERTFYDIQDIPTLELKQSEYPALASALHLLDEVFDLQNKSQWLRRGLINRLLGAPWVSHATNKRIVQTASSLLATDKLELILSSVLNNLWPEGDRFNPTSALREDSTRLRTKLAARISLFALLSDDLKHVVGSVTCNTGLLQFFQMLQNRKLNTRLLLILFNRLLLVILQTESITKHAIATTHGTSSELSSDEVPTIRIGSATRSGAAASTMAGGSRKASKY; the protein is encoded by the exons ATGGAGTTCAAATACGCCAGCTGGGTCGCGTTGAGCGTCGCCGTTTCGGTGAAACTGCTCGGGGTGTTTTGGCTTACGACGGTCGTTATCGGTTTGGTGGCCTTTCTGTTCGG CTTCCTCACCATACTGTACTTACAGCACAGCGATTTAGACAAATTCCTCGACAGCGGATTGCTGCAGAATCCGCTGGACGAACCGAAAACCCTTGGCCTCAGCGTTG ATAACAGCCCGGATAGCAATGTTGCCCAGCTGCCCGGCCACCGACAGCCATCGCCTGCCGAGGAACGAAGCCGCTGGAGGCCATTCGAAAGCATTAAAATTCACACCGACAAGCGGGCCGGCGGTTCAGTGCCATCGGTCGGGGGGATGGCCGATCAACAGCAGAAGTCGGATTCGTCGGATCGACATCGCAAGAAAGATG CAGGACATGTGTCGATCGGTGAAGAGGTATCCGTCTCTTCGACACCCCTCTCCTCATTCAAATCCTATATAGGCCATCCCGCCCCTCATGAGACCCTTCTTGGGCGCCACGAAACGACTCCCCCCGGGTCGccgcgaaagaagaaaatcctCAGCGGCCACAAATCCGTCGATAAGCTGCTGCACACAATCTTGGACTATGTGGTGCGTGATTTTATCGATTCCTGGTACACGATCGTCTCGGACAGTCGAGAGTTTTCGGATTGCCACATCCGCAACAGCGTAGAAACGCTCGTGTTGCGCATCTGCCAGCGTATTCGTTCCGCTGATTTGCTGCCCCTCATGACGACACGACTGATCGATGATCTGGCGAAGCATACGCGCTTCTATCGGTTGGCCTCGCAGGAGGTGGCAAACAGTGCGAACAAGTGCGTGTCTGGGGCGGAACAGAAGCGCCTAAAGATACACGAGAAACTATCGCCCCAACGACGCAACCTGAAGGTCGAAGGTCATCGGCGCaacaaaagtgaaacagaTCTTACCTGGCAGCTAGGGAACGCTGCGTTGCAAAAGAACGTAGCCAACTCTCGCTTCTACAACATGCCGGCCGACGAACAGTCGTTGATCGATCCAgacacgatgctgctgaatgCGTTCTTTGGGTTTTGCGACGATTACCGGAACGAGTGCACCGATGAGACGGCCCTGGATGACCACTTTAAGCGTGTCGCCGAAACTGTGCTGTACTTTGTGATGAGCGAAGAGGACTTCAACTGTCTCACGTTGCGCACACTGTTGTGCTCGTTGCTAGCCAACAGTTTGCTGAAGCCATTGTTTAACACGCTGGCCGATCCggattttattaatttacaaATCGCCAAGCAGTTCACGAAAGATCCACCGCCTGGAGAGTTTCTCCTCAAGATGATACGCCAGTCGAGCGATTTGTCGGAGCTGCGTGCCTGCCGGCAGCTAATTACCAAAGAGATGGACGCCAAGTACAAGGACAGCAACTGTACGGCCGAGCTGGAGAGCCTTAAGTACACCCAGAAGCTGATCGATTTACGCATTAGCCATTTgcagaacaacaaaaatg atTTCGGCAAGAGCGAACGTGAAAAGGTGTCCTCTAATCTACCTTTGCTGAGCCTCGATGATATATTACGCAAAGAGCTGGCCGTCTCGTACTATCTGGACTATCTAAGCGTACTAAATCTACAAAAATATGTGATATTTTACCTCACTGCTCAGG AATGGAAACTTACAACCAGCCAAAGCTTCTCCGAGATACAAGTGAACAAGACGAAACTAAACCGCGAAGAAGTGCTCCGAAGCATTCGCGATAAGGCCAACAATCTTTACCGAGAG TATTTGCAACCGAAATCGTCCAACTATCTAAACATCGATTCGGGTCTGATCGAGGCGCTGCACATTCGGCTGAACGATCCCACCATCCAGCCGGAAAACACCTGGTTCGATTCGATATGCAAGTACATTtacgagaagcagaagaacgagGAAGTTTTCCTGAGTAACTTCTACCAAAGTTCAGCCTACAAGCAGCTGTTGCGCGAGCTTGACTTTCACAACGCACCTGACTTGCCCGATCTGCCATCGCTTGATCAGCACCTGAACGTGCACGGGCTGCTGAGCGACAGTGCCAGTGATACCAACAGTGGCGACCTTCGCTTCGATGAGACGGACGATGAAGAGGAAATTCCGCCTGTCGTTCCGAGAACGGACGTAGTGGACATCCGGGAAGAGCGTGATGTACATGAAGGGAAGAGGCGACAACCATCGCCAtctggaaccaccaccactaataATAACCTTCTGCCTGCGGTCAACAATGTGGCGAAACATGCACGATCGCACAGTGATTGTACGGGAATGTTTGCCGCAATCAATGATCTCAACATCGAACAGCTGCGCCAATCTTCGGATTGTTCGAGCAATGACTCCGGCTCGGAAGCTCCGGCAACGGTTCATAAGGGCGCGCGAAGAAACATTGCCCTGGCGGCGCCTCAAATATCGAGCGATAGCGCTTGCGGTGGTGAGCTTCATTCGCTGGGCGATGATcagaaccatcatcatgcgcaCCAGCATAATCATCACTACAAACACAAGCTATCGGCACGGATCATCAACACGGCGATACATTGCGAGGGACACTATGCGGTGTACGCGATCCAGGTGCATGTGGTCGAGGACAACCACCATAAGGCCTGGCACATCTATCGGCGGTACTCGAAATTCCTCGATCTGAAGAAGCTGCTCGTCAAACGGTTTCCGGCACTCGAGCGAGTGCCGTTTCCGGGCAAGAAAGCATTTCAAAACACTCAAcgggtggtgctggagcacAGGATGGAGGTGCTAAACCGCTTTCTGCTGGAGATCTGTGCACGGGCCGAACAGTCCGAAGAAATGATGACGATCATCCGCAACTTTCTCGAACCGGACACAGACGATCGAAAGATGCACGGTGGACCGGTCGTCAAGACG ATCGAGAGCCTTAAGTCTGGCATGAGCAAGATACGCAACATGCCGGATACGCTGGTCGGTGGTATCTCTCGTATGTTCCTCGGCAAAGGCCCCCTCAAGGAGCGCACGTTCTACGACATTCAGGACATACCGACACTTGAACTGAAACAATCGGAATATCCGGCCCTCGCGTCAGCTCTCCATCTGCTGGACGAGGTGTTTGATTTGCAGAACAAATCGCAATGGTTACGCCGGGGCTTGATCAACCGGCTGCTCGGTGCACCGTGGGTAAGCCACGCGACCAACAAACGCATCGTCCAAACGGCCAGCAGCTTACTAGCCACCGACAAATTGGAGCTCATCCTGTCGTCCGTACT CAACAACTTATGGCCGGAAGGCGATCGATTCAACCCGACGTCGGCCTTACGCGAGGATAGCACCCGCTTGCGAACGAAGCTAGCAGCTCGTATTTCACTCTTCGCGCTCCTTTCCGACGATCTGAAGCATGTGGTCGGTTCGGTAACGTGCAACACGGGGTTGCTGCAGTTCTTCCAGATGCTGCAGAACCGAAAGCTCAACACGCGCCTTCTGCTGATTCTCTtcaaccggctgctgctggtgatcttACAAACCGAAAGCATCACCAAAcatgccatcgccaccacgcaCGGGACAAGCTCCGAGCTGAGCAGCGACGAAGTGCCAACCATTCGTATCGGTTCAGCAACTAGATCGGGGGCCGCAGCCTCGACGATGGCAGGAGGTTCGCGAAAAGCTTCCAAATATTAG
- the LOC126581550 gene encoding uncharacterized protein LOC126581550 isoform X1, translating to MEFKYASWVALSVAVSVKLLGVFWLTTVVIGLVAFLFGFLTILYLQHSDLDKFLDSGLLQNPLDEPKTLGLSVVCEPKPGNLLLISPNIKVQTESRKANRQLSGVAGPDGGPHGAGRRRNFLDAGIELLFKRREPRHNEPPAAKPNAITDHLMHRGHLHFHQRDHHTILDNSPDSNVAQLPGHRQPSPAEERSRWRPFESIKIHTDKRAGGSVPSVGGMADQQQKSDSSDRHRKKDAGHVSIGEEVSVSSTPLSSFKSYIGHPAPHETLLGRHETTPPGSPRKKKILSGHKSVDKLLHTILDYVVRDFIDSWYTIVSDSREFSDCHIRNSVETLVLRICQRIRSADLLPLMTTRLIDDLAKHTRFYRLASQEVANSANKCVSGAEQKRLKIHEKLSPQRRNLKVEGHRRNKSETDLTWQLGNAALQKNVANSRFYNMPADEQSLIDPDTMLLNAFFGFCDDYRNECTDETALDDHFKRVAETVLYFVMSEEDFNCLTLRTLLCSLLANSLLKPLFNTLADPDFINLQIAKQFTKDPPPGEFLLKMIRQSSDLSELRACRQLITKEMDAKYKDSNCTAELESLKYTQKLIDLRISHLQNNKNDFGKSEREKVSSNLPLLSLDDILRKELAVSYYLDYLSVLNLQKYVIFYLTAQEWKLTTSQSFSEIQVNKTKLNREEVLRSIRDKANNLYREYLQPKSSNYLNIDSGLIEALHIRLNDPTIQPENTWFDSICKYIYEKQKNEEVFLSNFYQSSAYKQLLRELDFHNAPDLPDLPSLDQHLNVHGLLSDSASDTNSGDLRFDETDDEEEIPPVVPRTDVVDIREERDVHEGKRRQPSPSGTTTTNNNLLPAVNNVAKHARSHSDCTGMFAAINDLNIEQLRQSSDCSSNDSGSEAPATVHKGARRNIALAAPQISSDSACGGELHSLGDDQNHHHAHQHNHHYKHKLSARIINTAIHCEGHYAVYAIQVHVVEDNHHKAWHIYRRYSKFLDLKKLLVKRFPALERVPFPGKKAFQNTQRVVLEHRMEVLNRFLLEICARAEQSEEMMTIIRNFLEPDTDDRKMHGGPVVKTIESLKSGMSKIRNMPDTLVGGISRMFLGKGPLKERTFYDIQDIPTLELKQSEYPALASALHLLDEVFDLQNKSQWLRRGLINRLLGAPWVSHATNKRIVQTASSLLATDKLELILSSVLNNLWPEGDRFNPTSALREDSTRLRTKLAARISLFALLSDDLKHVVGSVTCNTGLLQFFQMLQNRKLNTRLLLILFNRLLLVILQTESITKHAIATTHGTSSELSSDEVPTIRIGSATRSGAAASTMAGGSRKASKY from the exons ATGGAGTTCAAATACGCCAGCTGGGTCGCGTTGAGCGTCGCCGTTTCGGTGAAACTGCTCGGGGTGTTTTGGCTTACGACGGTCGTTATCGGTTTGGTGGCCTTTCTGTTCGG CTTCCTCACCATACTGTACTTACAGCACAGCGATTTAGACAAATTCCTCGACAGCGGATTGCTGCAGAATCCGCTGGACGAACCGAAAACCCTTGGCCTCAGCGTTG TTTGCGAACCTAAGCCCGGTAATTTGCTGCTCATTTCGCCCAACATCAAAGTTCAAACTGAATCGAGAAAGGCGAACCGCCAACTGTCGGGCGTGGCGGGCCCCGATGGTGGACCGCACGGTGCAGGCCGGCGTCGTAATTTCCTCGATGCCGGAATCGAGCTACTATTCAAGCGGCGTGAACCGCGCCACAATGAACCACCGGCAGCGAAGCCAAACGCAATCACCGATCACCTAATGCACCGGGGCCATTTGCACTTCCACCAACGGGACCACCATACCATTCTAGATAACAGCCCGGATAGCAATGTTGCCCAGCTGCCCGGCCACCGACAGCCATCGCCTGCCGAGGAACGAAGCCGCTGGAGGCCATTCGAAAGCATTAAAATTCACACCGACAAGCGGGCCGGCGGTTCAGTGCCATCGGTCGGGGGGATGGCCGATCAACAGCAGAAGTCGGATTCGTCGGATCGACATCGCAAGAAAGATG CAGGACATGTGTCGATCGGTGAAGAGGTATCCGTCTCTTCGACACCCCTCTCCTCATTCAAATCCTATATAGGCCATCCCGCCCCTCATGAGACCCTTCTTGGGCGCCACGAAACGACTCCCCCCGGGTCGccgcgaaagaagaaaatcctCAGCGGCCACAAATCCGTCGATAAGCTGCTGCACACAATCTTGGACTATGTGGTGCGTGATTTTATCGATTCCTGGTACACGATCGTCTCGGACAGTCGAGAGTTTTCGGATTGCCACATCCGCAACAGCGTAGAAACGCTCGTGTTGCGCATCTGCCAGCGTATTCGTTCCGCTGATTTGCTGCCCCTCATGACGACACGACTGATCGATGATCTGGCGAAGCATACGCGCTTCTATCGGTTGGCCTCGCAGGAGGTGGCAAACAGTGCGAACAAGTGCGTGTCTGGGGCGGAACAGAAGCGCCTAAAGATACACGAGAAACTATCGCCCCAACGACGCAACCTGAAGGTCGAAGGTCATCGGCGCaacaaaagtgaaacagaTCTTACCTGGCAGCTAGGGAACGCTGCGTTGCAAAAGAACGTAGCCAACTCTCGCTTCTACAACATGCCGGCCGACGAACAGTCGTTGATCGATCCAgacacgatgctgctgaatgCGTTCTTTGGGTTTTGCGACGATTACCGGAACGAGTGCACCGATGAGACGGCCCTGGATGACCACTTTAAGCGTGTCGCCGAAACTGTGCTGTACTTTGTGATGAGCGAAGAGGACTTCAACTGTCTCACGTTGCGCACACTGTTGTGCTCGTTGCTAGCCAACAGTTTGCTGAAGCCATTGTTTAACACGCTGGCCGATCCggattttattaatttacaaATCGCCAAGCAGTTCACGAAAGATCCACCGCCTGGAGAGTTTCTCCTCAAGATGATACGCCAGTCGAGCGATTTGTCGGAGCTGCGTGCCTGCCGGCAGCTAATTACCAAAGAGATGGACGCCAAGTACAAGGACAGCAACTGTACGGCCGAGCTGGAGAGCCTTAAGTACACCCAGAAGCTGATCGATTTACGCATTAGCCATTTgcagaacaacaaaaatg atTTCGGCAAGAGCGAACGTGAAAAGGTGTCCTCTAATCTACCTTTGCTGAGCCTCGATGATATATTACGCAAAGAGCTGGCCGTCTCGTACTATCTGGACTATCTAAGCGTACTAAATCTACAAAAATATGTGATATTTTACCTCACTGCTCAGG AATGGAAACTTACAACCAGCCAAAGCTTCTCCGAGATACAAGTGAACAAGACGAAACTAAACCGCGAAGAAGTGCTCCGAAGCATTCGCGATAAGGCCAACAATCTTTACCGAGAG TATTTGCAACCGAAATCGTCCAACTATCTAAACATCGATTCGGGTCTGATCGAGGCGCTGCACATTCGGCTGAACGATCCCACCATCCAGCCGGAAAACACCTGGTTCGATTCGATATGCAAGTACATTtacgagaagcagaagaacgagGAAGTTTTCCTGAGTAACTTCTACCAAAGTTCAGCCTACAAGCAGCTGTTGCGCGAGCTTGACTTTCACAACGCACCTGACTTGCCCGATCTGCCATCGCTTGATCAGCACCTGAACGTGCACGGGCTGCTGAGCGACAGTGCCAGTGATACCAACAGTGGCGACCTTCGCTTCGATGAGACGGACGATGAAGAGGAAATTCCGCCTGTCGTTCCGAGAACGGACGTAGTGGACATCCGGGAAGAGCGTGATGTACATGAAGGGAAGAGGCGACAACCATCGCCAtctggaaccaccaccactaataATAACCTTCTGCCTGCGGTCAACAATGTGGCGAAACATGCACGATCGCACAGTGATTGTACGGGAATGTTTGCCGCAATCAATGATCTCAACATCGAACAGCTGCGCCAATCTTCGGATTGTTCGAGCAATGACTCCGGCTCGGAAGCTCCGGCAACGGTTCATAAGGGCGCGCGAAGAAACATTGCCCTGGCGGCGCCTCAAATATCGAGCGATAGCGCTTGCGGTGGTGAGCTTCATTCGCTGGGCGATGATcagaaccatcatcatgcgcaCCAGCATAATCATCACTACAAACACAAGCTATCGGCACGGATCATCAACACGGCGATACATTGCGAGGGACACTATGCGGTGTACGCGATCCAGGTGCATGTGGTCGAGGACAACCACCATAAGGCCTGGCACATCTATCGGCGGTACTCGAAATTCCTCGATCTGAAGAAGCTGCTCGTCAAACGGTTTCCGGCACTCGAGCGAGTGCCGTTTCCGGGCAAGAAAGCATTTCAAAACACTCAAcgggtggtgctggagcacAGGATGGAGGTGCTAAACCGCTTTCTGCTGGAGATCTGTGCACGGGCCGAACAGTCCGAAGAAATGATGACGATCATCCGCAACTTTCTCGAACCGGACACAGACGATCGAAAGATGCACGGTGGACCGGTCGTCAAGACG ATCGAGAGCCTTAAGTCTGGCATGAGCAAGATACGCAACATGCCGGATACGCTGGTCGGTGGTATCTCTCGTATGTTCCTCGGCAAAGGCCCCCTCAAGGAGCGCACGTTCTACGACATTCAGGACATACCGACACTTGAACTGAAACAATCGGAATATCCGGCCCTCGCGTCAGCTCTCCATCTGCTGGACGAGGTGTTTGATTTGCAGAACAAATCGCAATGGTTACGCCGGGGCTTGATCAACCGGCTGCTCGGTGCACCGTGGGTAAGCCACGCGACCAACAAACGCATCGTCCAAACGGCCAGCAGCTTACTAGCCACCGACAAATTGGAGCTCATCCTGTCGTCCGTACT CAACAACTTATGGCCGGAAGGCGATCGATTCAACCCGACGTCGGCCTTACGCGAGGATAGCACCCGCTTGCGAACGAAGCTAGCAGCTCGTATTTCACTCTTCGCGCTCCTTTCCGACGATCTGAAGCATGTGGTCGGTTCGGTAACGTGCAACACGGGGTTGCTGCAGTTCTTCCAGATGCTGCAGAACCGAAAGCTCAACACGCGCCTTCTGCTGATTCTCTtcaaccggctgctgctggtgatcttACAAACCGAAAGCATCACCAAAcatgccatcgccaccacgcaCGGGACAAGCTCCGAGCTGAGCAGCGACGAAGTGCCAACCATTCGTATCGGTTCAGCAACTAGATCGGGGGCCGCAGCCTCGACGATGGCAGGAGGTTCGCGAAAAGCTTCCAAATATTAG
- the LOC126581550 gene encoding uncharacterized protein LOC126581550 isoform X5 produces MEFKYASWVALSVAVSVKLLGVFWLTTVVIGLVAFLFGFLTILYLQHSDLDKFLDSGLLQNPLDEPKTLGLSVAGHVSIGEEVSVSSTPLSSFKSYIGHPAPHETLLGRHETTPPGSPRKKKILSGHKSVDKLLHTILDYVVRDFIDSWYTIVSDSREFSDCHIRNSVETLVLRICQRIRSADLLPLMTTRLIDDLAKHTRFYRLASQEVANSANKCVSGAEQKRLKIHEKLSPQRRNLKVEGHRRNKSETDLTWQLGNAALQKNVANSRFYNMPADEQSLIDPDTMLLNAFFGFCDDYRNECTDETALDDHFKRVAETVLYFVMSEEDFNCLTLRTLLCSLLANSLLKPLFNTLADPDFINLQIAKQFTKDPPPGEFLLKMIRQSSDLSELRACRQLITKEMDAKYKDSNCTAELESLKYTQKLIDLRISHLQNNKNDFGKSEREKVSSNLPLLSLDDILRKELAVSYYLDYLSVLNLQKYVIFYLTAQEWKLTTSQSFSEIQVNKTKLNREEVLRSIRDKANNLYREYLQPKSSNYLNIDSGLIEALHIRLNDPTIQPENTWFDSICKYIYEKQKNEEVFLSNFYQSSAYKQLLRELDFHNAPDLPDLPSLDQHLNVHGLLSDSASDTNSGDLRFDETDDEEEIPPVVPRTDVVDIREERDVHEGKRRQPSPSGTTTTNNNLLPAVNNVAKHARSHSDCTGMFAAINDLNIEQLRQSSDCSSNDSGSEAPATVHKGARRNIALAAPQISSDSACGGELHSLGDDQNHHHAHQHNHHYKHKLSARIINTAIHCEGHYAVYAIQVHVVEDNHHKAWHIYRRYSKFLDLKKLLVKRFPALERVPFPGKKAFQNTQRVVLEHRMEVLNRFLLEICARAEQSEEMMTIIRNFLEPDTDDRKMHGGPVVKTIESLKSGMSKIRNMPDTLVGGISRMFLGKGPLKERTFYDIQDIPTLELKQSEYPALASALHLLDEVFDLQNKSQWLRRGLINRLLGAPWVSHATNKRIVQTASSLLATDKLELILSSVLNNLWPEGDRFNPTSALREDSTRLRTKLAARISLFALLSDDLKHVVGSVTCNTGLLQFFQMLQNRKLNTRLLLILFNRLLLVILQTESITKHAIATTHGTSSELSSDEVPTIRIGSATRSGAAASTMAGGSRKASKY; encoded by the exons ATGGAGTTCAAATACGCCAGCTGGGTCGCGTTGAGCGTCGCCGTTTCGGTGAAACTGCTCGGGGTGTTTTGGCTTACGACGGTCGTTATCGGTTTGGTGGCCTTTCTGTTCGG CTTCCTCACCATACTGTACTTACAGCACAGCGATTTAGACAAATTCCTCGACAGCGGATTGCTGCAGAATCCGCTGGACGAACCGAAAACCCTTGGCCTCAGCGTTG CAGGACATGTGTCGATCGGTGAAGAGGTATCCGTCTCTTCGACACCCCTCTCCTCATTCAAATCCTATATAGGCCATCCCGCCCCTCATGAGACCCTTCTTGGGCGCCACGAAACGACTCCCCCCGGGTCGccgcgaaagaagaaaatcctCAGCGGCCACAAATCCGTCGATAAGCTGCTGCACACAATCTTGGACTATGTGGTGCGTGATTTTATCGATTCCTGGTACACGATCGTCTCGGACAGTCGAGAGTTTTCGGATTGCCACATCCGCAACAGCGTAGAAACGCTCGTGTTGCGCATCTGCCAGCGTATTCGTTCCGCTGATTTGCTGCCCCTCATGACGACACGACTGATCGATGATCTGGCGAAGCATACGCGCTTCTATCGGTTGGCCTCGCAGGAGGTGGCAAACAGTGCGAACAAGTGCGTGTCTGGGGCGGAACAGAAGCGCCTAAAGATACACGAGAAACTATCGCCCCAACGACGCAACCTGAAGGTCGAAGGTCATCGGCGCaacaaaagtgaaacagaTCTTACCTGGCAGCTAGGGAACGCTGCGTTGCAAAAGAACGTAGCCAACTCTCGCTTCTACAACATGCCGGCCGACGAACAGTCGTTGATCGATCCAgacacgatgctgctgaatgCGTTCTTTGGGTTTTGCGACGATTACCGGAACGAGTGCACCGATGAGACGGCCCTGGATGACCACTTTAAGCGTGTCGCCGAAACTGTGCTGTACTTTGTGATGAGCGAAGAGGACTTCAACTGTCTCACGTTGCGCACACTGTTGTGCTCGTTGCTAGCCAACAGTTTGCTGAAGCCATTGTTTAACACGCTGGCCGATCCggattttattaatttacaaATCGCCAAGCAGTTCACGAAAGATCCACCGCCTGGAGAGTTTCTCCTCAAGATGATACGCCAGTCGAGCGATTTGTCGGAGCTGCGTGCCTGCCGGCAGCTAATTACCAAAGAGATGGACGCCAAGTACAAGGACAGCAACTGTACGGCCGAGCTGGAGAGCCTTAAGTACACCCAGAAGCTGATCGATTTACGCATTAGCCATTTgcagaacaacaaaaatg atTTCGGCAAGAGCGAACGTGAAAAGGTGTCCTCTAATCTACCTTTGCTGAGCCTCGATGATATATTACGCAAAGAGCTGGCCGTCTCGTACTATCTGGACTATCTAAGCGTACTAAATCTACAAAAATATGTGATATTTTACCTCACTGCTCAGG AATGGAAACTTACAACCAGCCAAAGCTTCTCCGAGATACAAGTGAACAAGACGAAACTAAACCGCGAAGAAGTGCTCCGAAGCATTCGCGATAAGGCCAACAATCTTTACCGAGAG TATTTGCAACCGAAATCGTCCAACTATCTAAACATCGATTCGGGTCTGATCGAGGCGCTGCACATTCGGCTGAACGATCCCACCATCCAGCCGGAAAACACCTGGTTCGATTCGATATGCAAGTACATTtacgagaagcagaagaacgagGAAGTTTTCCTGAGTAACTTCTACCAAAGTTCAGCCTACAAGCAGCTGTTGCGCGAGCTTGACTTTCACAACGCACCTGACTTGCCCGATCTGCCATCGCTTGATCAGCACCTGAACGTGCACGGGCTGCTGAGCGACAGTGCCAGTGATACCAACAGTGGCGACCTTCGCTTCGATGAGACGGACGATGAAGAGGAAATTCCGCCTGTCGTTCCGAGAACGGACGTAGTGGACATCCGGGAAGAGCGTGATGTACATGAAGGGAAGAGGCGACAACCATCGCCAtctggaaccaccaccactaataATAACCTTCTGCCTGCGGTCAACAATGTGGCGAAACATGCACGATCGCACAGTGATTGTACGGGAATGTTTGCCGCAATCAATGATCTCAACATCGAACAGCTGCGCCAATCTTCGGATTGTTCGAGCAATGACTCCGGCTCGGAAGCTCCGGCAACGGTTCATAAGGGCGCGCGAAGAAACATTGCCCTGGCGGCGCCTCAAATATCGAGCGATAGCGCTTGCGGTGGTGAGCTTCATTCGCTGGGCGATGATcagaaccatcatcatgcgcaCCAGCATAATCATCACTACAAACACAAGCTATCGGCACGGATCATCAACACGGCGATACATTGCGAGGGACACTATGCGGTGTACGCGATCCAGGTGCATGTGGTCGAGGACAACCACCATAAGGCCTGGCACATCTATCGGCGGTACTCGAAATTCCTCGATCTGAAGAAGCTGCTCGTCAAACGGTTTCCGGCACTCGAGCGAGTGCCGTTTCCGGGCAAGAAAGCATTTCAAAACACTCAAcgggtggtgctggagcacAGGATGGAGGTGCTAAACCGCTTTCTGCTGGAGATCTGTGCACGGGCCGAACAGTCCGAAGAAATGATGACGATCATCCGCAACTTTCTCGAACCGGACACAGACGATCGAAAGATGCACGGTGGACCGGTCGTCAAGACG ATCGAGAGCCTTAAGTCTGGCATGAGCAAGATACGCAACATGCCGGATACGCTGGTCGGTGGTATCTCTCGTATGTTCCTCGGCAAAGGCCCCCTCAAGGAGCGCACGTTCTACGACATTCAGGACATACCGACACTTGAACTGAAACAATCGGAATATCCGGCCCTCGCGTCAGCTCTCCATCTGCTGGACGAGGTGTTTGATTTGCAGAACAAATCGCAATGGTTACGCCGGGGCTTGATCAACCGGCTGCTCGGTGCACCGTGGGTAAGCCACGCGACCAACAAACGCATCGTCCAAACGGCCAGCAGCTTACTAGCCACCGACAAATTGGAGCTCATCCTGTCGTCCGTACT CAACAACTTATGGCCGGAAGGCGATCGATTCAACCCGACGTCGGCCTTACGCGAGGATAGCACCCGCTTGCGAACGAAGCTAGCAGCTCGTATTTCACTCTTCGCGCTCCTTTCCGACGATCTGAAGCATGTGGTCGGTTCGGTAACGTGCAACACGGGGTTGCTGCAGTTCTTCCAGATGCTGCAGAACCGAAAGCTCAACACGCGCCTTCTGCTGATTCTCTtcaaccggctgctgctggtgatcttACAAACCGAAAGCATCACCAAAcatgccatcgccaccacgcaCGGGACAAGCTCCGAGCTGAGCAGCGACGAAGTGCCAACCATTCGTATCGGTTCAGCAACTAGATCGGGGGCCGCAGCCTCGACGATGGCAGGAGGTTCGCGAAAAGCTTCCAAATATTAG